The Kaistia defluvii genome segment GCGGGCGGCGAGGATCACGCTCATGCGACCTCCGGATAGAGCGACATGTGCGCCTCGACCAGTTCGCGCGTCGCGATGCGTTGCGGATTGTCGAAGATCTCCCGGGTGGTTGCCGTTTCGATGATCCGCCCGTTCTCCATCACCGCCACCGTGTCGGCGAGGCGGGCGACCACGCCCATGTCATGCGTGATCAGGAGCACGCCCAGATTGCGCTGCCGCGCCAGCTCGTCGAGCAGGTCGAGGATGCGGGCCTGCACGATCAGGTCGAGATCGGTCGTCGGCTCGTCCGCGAACAGGAATGGCGCGTCCGAAAGCAGGGCGAGCGCGATCATCGCCCGTTGCAGCATGCCCCCGCTCATCTCGAAGGCGTGCAGCGGCAGCACGCTTTCGGCGTCCTCGAGCCCCGCGATTGCGAAGGCCTCGAGCGTCCGGTTCCGCCAGTCGCCCTCGAGCCTGCCGACGGCGCGAAGAGTTTCCCGTGCATGATCCGCCATGGTGCGGATCGGGTTGAAGGCGCTGCGCGGGTTCTGCAGGATCGTCGCGACGATCCGGCCGCGCAGTTGTTCCGGCGCGATCGTCCTGCCGTCATGCAGCACGCGCCCCTGCGTGACCCGTACACCCGGCGGCAGCACGCCCTGCGCGCCGCTGCAGGTCATCGACTTGCCGCAGCCGCTGGCGCCGACCAGTGCGAGGATGCGGCCCCGGCGAAGCGTCAGGCTGACGCCGTCGACCAGCACATGGTCGTGATGGCCGTGCCGCGCCGCGACATGCAGGTTTTCGATCGTCAGCGTATCGCTCAATGCTGGTGGTCCCCGTGCAGGCTCGGGTCGAGCCGGTCGCGGACCGCATCGCCCAGAATGTTGAAGGCCATGACGCTGAGGAGAAGCGCGAGGCCCGGCCATAGGATCAGCATCGGCATAGACCAGACGAACTGGCGCGCGTCGCCGATCATCACGCCCCATTCCGCCGTGGGCGGCTGCACGCCGAGGCCGAGGAAGGAAAGCCCGGCCACGTGCAGCATCATGTGGCCGATGTCGAGGGTCGCCAGCACGATCATCTGCGCCATGATCGCGGGAAACAGGTGCTCGAAGAACACCCGCACGCGGCTGGCGCCGGCGGCGCGCGAGGCCAGCACGAAATCGCGCTGCCGGAAGGACAGCACAAGGCCGCGAACCATGCGCGCATACCAGGCGAAGTGCGACAGCGCGATGGCGATGATGACGTTGACCATGCCGGTGCCGAGGATGCCGATCAGGAACAGCGCCAGCACGATGGTCGGAAAGGCGAGGAAGCAATCGCAGAACCGCATGATCGCCTGATCGACCCGACCGCCCATATAGCCGGAGAGGCCGCCGACGGCGATGGCCAGGGCCAGGATCAGCACGATGCTGAGGGCGACCGAGCCGAGCGAAACGCGGGTGCCGTAGATCAGCCGCGAAAGCTCGTCCCGCCCGAGATGGTCGGTGCCGAGCCAATGGGCGAGGCTCGGCCCTTGCAGCCGCTGGGCCAGGTCCACGGCATCGGGATCGTAAGGCGCGATCCACGGCGCCGCGACGGCGGCGATCGCCAGAAGGGCCACGATGAGGAGGGCGATGCGCACCGCCCAGCTGTCGCGGATCGGCAGGCGCCACATCCGGCGTCGCGCGGCGCGCGCGTCGAGGCTGGCGACGCTCATATCGCGGCCTCCGCATTGAGGCGGATGCGCGGATCGAGCCACGCATAGAGGATGTCGACGAGCAGATTGCAGACGACGAAGATGGTGACCAGGAACAGCGTGAAACACTGGATGACGGGAAAATCCCGGCTGTAGATCGCGGAGACGGCATAGCGGCCGATGCCGGGCCAGCCGAATACGCTTTCGATCACCAGCGTGCCGCCCAGCAACTCGCCGACATGCATGCCGGTTGCCGTCACGATCGGCAGCAGCGCGTTGCGCAGGATATGCGACCGCTCCACCTGCCGCTCGCCGAGGCCGCGCAGCCGCGCATAGAGCACGTGCCGGGCGCTCGCCGTCTCCAGCATGCTGGCGCGCAGCAGCCGGGCGTTGATCGCGAGCGACATGAACGAGACGGCGAGCACCGGCATGATCATGTGCTGCCAGCCGCCCTTGCCCATGGGCGGTAGCCATTTCAGCGTCAGCGAGAACAGCAGCACCAGCAGGAAGCCGAGCCAGAAGTTGGGCGTGGAGACGCCGACAAAGGCGAAGGCGCGTACCAGTTGATCCGGCCATCGATCCTTGTAGCGCGCCGACCAGATGCCGAGCGGAACGGAGACGATCAGCGTGAAGAGCAGCGCCACACCCGCGAGCTGTAGCGTCGCCGGCAGGTAGTGCAGGATGTCGTCGATCACCGGTCGCCGCGTGACGTGCGAGACGCCGAAGTCGCCCTGGACTGCATTGCTGAGCCAGCTGACATATTGGGCGAGGATCGGCCGGTCCAGCCCGAGCGTCTGCCGCGCCTCGGCCACGGCGGCGGGCGTGGGCGGGATGCTCGAGAGCTTGAGATAGGCCACCGCCGGATCGCCGGGCGCCATCCGCAGGATCACGAACATCAGGATGGATACGCCCAGCAGGATGGGGATCAGGAGCAGCAGCCTGCGCAGGATGAAGCCGGCCATGGCGCGCTCACTCCTTCGGCTTCAGGGCGGCGAAGGGATAGTCGAACTGCGTCGCGCCGAAGCCGAGATTGCCGACCGTGTCGCGCGCCACCAGCATGGCCGTCGAGAAGGTGAGGGGCAGGTAGACCGCCTCGTCATGCAGGCGGGTCAGGATGTCGGCATAGAGCGCCTGGCGCTTCGTCGCGTCGGTGCTCGTCAGCGCCTGGCCGATCTTCGCGTCGATCTCGGCCTTGTCGGCGAGGCCGAGCTGGGCCTGGTAATCGGCATGCGCCGGTACCCGCATCGAGCTGACAAAGGCGTGCGGATCGTAGGGCGCGCCCCAAGTGTTGCCGAAGATCATACCGAAATTGCCGTCGGTCTGGCGGACATAGAAGGAATTGGCCTCCTCGCCGAGCAGCCGGACTTCGATGCCGACCCTGGCGAGATCCGCCTGCAGCACCTCCGCCATCGACTTCATCACCGCGTCGGTGCCGATATAGGCGAGCTCCACCTGCAGCGGCTGGCCGTCCCTGGAGCGGAAGCGGGCGCCGGGCGCGAGACCCCAGCCGGCCTTGTCGAGCAGGCTCGCCGCCAGCGCCGGATCGTAGCCATAGGGCTTCAGCCCGACATCCGAATAGGGAGCGGACGGCGCGAACAGCGTGTCGGCCCTGGTCTGCGTGCCGTGATAGATCGCTGGAATCAGCGTGTCCTTGTCGACGGCGTGGTTGATGGCCTGTCGCACGGCGAGGTCGCGGGTCGGCCCCTTGTTGGTGTTGAGGGCAAGCACCTGGGTCCCCAGCGGCGGCGAAATCTCGGCCGCGTAGCCCTGCGCCTTCAGGCGGGCGAAGGTGTCGGGCGTGATCGGTCCCTCGTCGCCATAGATCAGGTCGATGTCGCCCGTCTCCAGCGCGACGGCCCGCGTATTGCTGTCCGCGATCACCTTGACGACGACCTTCTGATAGGCCGGCTTGTCGCCCCAGTAGCCGTCATTGCGCGCGAAGACGTCATATTCGCCGAGCCGCGTTTCGACGAGCTTCCAAGGCCCCGTGCCGATCGGCGCCCGGGCGCCGACGGGGGCCTGGAGCTGCGACGGCGCGATGAAGCGGACGGGGCGAACCAGCGCCAATTCCTGCAGGAGCGGGTAGTAGGGGTCCTTCAGCCGCAGCTCGACGGTCCTCCCGTCGAGCGCCTTGGCTGATTGCAACTGGTTGATCAGTTCGAGCCAGTCATGGGTCCGGCGATCGGCGATCACCGAGTCCAGATTGGCGACCACGGCGGCGGCGTCGAACGGCTCGCCATTCGAGAACGTGACCCCGTCGCGGAGCGTGAAGGTGTAGGTGCGGCCGTCCTCGGAGGTGGTCCAGGCGGTCGCGAGCCAGGGCGCCACGGTTCCGTCCGGCTGATACTTCACCAGGGATTCGTAGACCATGCCCTGCGCGAACATCTGGTTGGGCGCATAGCCGTGCGGGTCGAGCGGGCCGACATTGGACGGCCAGGAGAAGTTCAGAGTTTGTGCGAGAGCGCCCGTGAGAGGCACGCACGCCGCCGCGATTCCCAGCAGCACTCCGACCCAAACGCCACGCATCCCTCGCCCCTCTCGACAACCCTGTGTTGCGGGAGGCTAAGGGGAAGTATCGTATGATGTCTAGTACAAAAGATCATACTCACAGGCGAGGGCGGTGCCAGCGTGCCGCAAGCGGCCCGATTCGCCGCCTTGCTCGCCGGGCCCCGTCGTCAATGCCAGGGCCCAGATCGCAGAGATCGTCCGCTGCGGCATCCAGTCGGTGCTCCGGGGACAATGGGAGGCGGCTCGCGCGCTCGGCCTGCATCGTGGCTGATCTTCGTCAAGATTGTGCTGTCGCAGGCGGGTGATCACGCCGCTGATGACGTCGAGCTATCTTAGCCTGACCGTCGAAGACGTTAGAGGACGAAGGCGAGGGCCAGCACCAGCGCTATCGTCGTGAACGTGTTGCCCATGTCGCAGAAGGTCTTGGGGCGGGAAATCCGTACCGGCCAAGGTCGGTTGAAGCTTCCGCCTAGTACACCCGCGCGGCGCTCGACACCGCAAAACCACCGTCGTCCACCCCTTATGCGCGACGCGTCTAGGGGGCTTGCCGCAGGGTGGGGAATCCGGGCCGGCGATCGGCCGACCCTGAGAAAAAGGAGGGCCGGATTGGAAAGCTCCGGCCCGGGCTCGTCGGGGCGGCGAGGGTCTCGCCCGCCGCCCCGACGGATCGGCGCTTAGTCCAGGTAATCGACCTTCAGGTGGCTGATCTTGCCGTTGAGGGCGAAGGGCTTGCGGTCGAAATACGCGAGCGAGACAGGGGAATAGCTGTCCCGGCCGACGTCGAAGGCGTCATTGGCGGTGAAGGCAAGCGACGTCGAGCGTGGAACCCGCCCCTTGCTGACCTCCTTGCCATCCACGCGGATGACAATGTCTAGCGGCGCAGGGCGGGCGCCGTCGACCTTGCGCGTCTCTACCTCGATCTTGACCTGTCCGGTCGGGAGCGGGGCGGAGGTTGCCAGCTGCGTCCGTTCGATCTCGAACAGATTGTACTCGAAGTTGAGCTTACCGTTCTCGACCCACAGGGCGACACCGCCCGAGACGGCGCCGAGCGCGTAGAGCACACCCTTCGAGTCAGGCTGCAAATCCACATCGATGGTGACAAGGCTGCTGCGAGATCCGAGCCGCGGTGCGGTGAATTCGGGAACGCCGACGACGTCCTGGGTGTAGTTGAACGTCCTGGCAGGGTTGGCGGGCGCGTCTTCCGGATGAAAGACCGCAGACCAGAGGCCGCCGCCGACCGGGTTGACCTTGTTGTCTGTCGCGCTTGCGTCGAACGCGCTCTTCAGCTCCTTGAGCTTTTCGGGATTGGCGGCGGCGACGTCCATCGCCTGCGAGAAGTCCTTGGAGAGATCATAGAGCTCCCAGACATCGTCCTTCGGCGACCATTTCAGGATCGCGGGATCGACGCCCGTCTGCCAAGGCACTCGCGGCCCAAATGCCGAGGCGATCCATCCGTCCTTGTAGTAGGAGCGGCTGCCCATGACTTCGAAATACTGCTCCTTCTTGGTATCCGGCGCCGTCGGCGAGGCGAAGGAATAGGTCATGCTGGTGCCGTCGAACTGATCCTGGCTGATGCCATCGACGAGCTTGGGCGGCGTGATGTCCAGGATGTCGTAGATCGTCGGCACAATATCGTTGACGTGATGGAACTGCGGACGTGGCGTTTTGTCCGCCTTAATCTTTGTTGGCCAGGACACCGCGAGCGGCGTGCGCGTTCCGCCGAAATGCGCGGCGATCAGCTTCGTCGAACGGTAGGGCGTCGAGCCGGCCCAGGCCCAGCCGGCATGGTACATGTTGTCGACCTTGGACGAGCCCAGAACATCCAGGCCGCCCAGCTCGTTCATGGTTCGGATATGGTCCTTGATGTCGGAAGGAATGTTATTCTGCGCCAGGAGCTCGCTGATCGTGCCGTTCTGGCCTTCAGCACTCGAGCCGTTATCGCCCCAGATATAGAAGACGAGCGTGTTGTCGCGGATGCCGAGCTCGTCCAGTGCATCGATCAGCCGGCCAGCCTGCGCGTCCGCGTGTTCGGTATATCCGGCGAACACTTCCATGAGGCGGCGCTGGAACGGCTTTTCGTCCTCGGGAATGTCGGCCCATGCAGCGAGCGTCTTCGGCCGCGGCGTGAGCTCCGTATCCTGCGGGATCCAGCCGAGTTCCTTCTGGCGGGCGAAGACGCGCTCGCGCATGACGTCCCACCCGTCGTCGAACTTCCCCTTATACTTGTCCGCCCAGTCCTTGAAGATGTGATGGGGACCATGCGAAGCGCCGGGGGCCCAGTACATGAAGAAGGGCCGATCCGGCGTCAGCGCATGGACCTGCTTCATCCATGAGACGGCCTTGTCGGTCATGTCCTCAGTGAAGTGATACTCGTCCTTCCCTTCGGATGGATTCAGCCGGACCGTGTTTTCGACGACCGCAGGCTCCCATTGCGAGGATTCACCCGCCAGGAAGCCGTAGAAATAGTCGAATCCGACTCCCTGTCCCGCCGGCCAGTTTGTATAGGGACCGACGGCCGTGGTCTCGTTGGCCGGCGTGTTGTGCCATTTGCCAAACGCTCCGGTCGCGTAGCCATAGTAGCCGAGCACCTTGGCCGCGGTCGCCGAAGTGCGCGGGATCAGGCCGGAATAGCCGTCCCAGTCGTTTGCAAGCTCCGCGATCTGGCCATAGCCGACGCGGTGGTGGTTGCGCCCGGTCAGCAGCGCCGCCCGGGTCGGGGAGCACATCGCGGCATTGTGGAAGCGGTTATAGGTAATGCCGTCGCCAGCGACGCGGCTCAGCGTGCGCGTCTCGATGACGCCGCCAAAGGTGCTCGGAAGCGCCGGACCGACGTCGTCGAGCATGATCACGACGATGTTCGGCGCGTCGGCGGGAAGATGCGATTGTGCCGGCAGGGGGCTGTAGGTCGATTCCGCGATCGTCGGTCCGGCCTTGCTGCCCGAGGGCTTTGGCGGAAACGGCAGCGCCTCCTGGGCTACCACGGGGGATCCCAGCATCAGGAGCGTCGTGCCGACCCCCAGCCAGCGAGCTCTGAACGGGTGTCTAGGAAGCCGTTTCATGCGATTCTCCGTTTCGTGAAACTCTTTAGCGCCCCTCCCGCAGCCCTTGCGGGACGGCTCCTTTGCCGTGGGCATCTCAACCTTCCTCCCGGCGCCGTTCTCGTGGTCAACATGGGGCACGAGCTAGACGGGAGGGTCGTAATTATGGTTTCAGCTGCCACGCCTGCAGTTTATTCCGCGCCGTTCCGAAATTTCCGAGCTGGTAAACTGACAGCGCTGCGGGCGAGAAAGTGAATGCGTCGAACGGTTCGGCGATCATCTTCTGGAGATAATCTGGGGGGGCCACACCGACTGTGACGTGTGGCATGAAGTTCTTGCCACTCGAGTGCGGCACGTAGCGATTCACATAGTCAATTGTTGGCTGGTTGATGTCGGGTTCTACCGCCGTGGTGAAGAATGCAGCTGTCGTTCCCGTCTCCACGGTAAAGGGAGCAACTGCGTCGATGAGTTTTTGCTGGAACCGGATGAGTTGGTCCGTCGGCTCGACGAGCAGCGCTGTCACGCCGGTCTGGTCCGAGACAATGAAGTCGTATTTGAGCGTCTTCAGCGTCCATTCGGCCGGGTTTTCGGCGGCAAGGACCGCACCGACCGCGGCGTAGACCTCGTCGAGCGCTGCCGTGTCGACGAACCGCTGCAGGATCGTGATATGCGGGCGGTGTGTTGCATCCAGAGCGTAGCCCTCTGGGAAAGCCGCGCGCAGGCGGGCATTGGTCGCCTCCGCGTGTTGAAGCATAGCTGCGTCTGGTTCCAGCGCGATGTCTATGGCCGTGACGGGATTTTCTTGCGCCACCGCTGAGCCAACCAGCAATGCGAAGCTCGTTATAAACGCGGCCATTAAATTCAAGGATCTACGCATCCGACCTGTTTTCCTCAGAGCCAACGATTTCCACTCGGTGCCGACAGTTTTCGCGCTGTCCAGAACCGGATTTCCTCTAAACTTCATTTCGAACAACACATCTGAACCCGACATGGCTGGTCGACGTATCGATCGCCTCGGCATGTCGCGCTGCAGGTCGGTAGCGGCGGCAGTAGTTCGGCGCGCAGAGATGCGACCCGCCCTTCAGCACCTTCCGCGGGATTTTTATGTCGGGGAGGCAGGGGTCGTAGCTGGCGGACTCGAGCCCGCCGCGCGGGTTCCGGGGGATGCAGCAGGCCTTTCCGGCATCCGCCTCGTGCTTCGAGGCGAACCAGTCGGAGGTCCACTCCCAGACGTTCCCGATCATGTC includes the following:
- the nikA gene encoding nickel ABC transporter substrate-binding protein codes for the protein MRGVWVGVLLGIAAACVPLTGALAQTLNFSWPSNVGPLDPHGYAPNQMFAQGMVYESLVKYQPDGTVAPWLATAWTTSEDGRTYTFTLRDGVTFSNGEPFDAAAVVANLDSVIADRRTHDWLELINQLQSAKALDGRTVELRLKDPYYPLLQELALVRPVRFIAPSQLQAPVGARAPIGTGPWKLVETRLGEYDVFARNDGYWGDKPAYQKVVVKVIADSNTRAVALETGDIDLIYGDEGPITPDTFARLKAQGYAAEISPPLGTQVLALNTNKGPTRDLAVRQAINHAVDKDTLIPAIYHGTQTRADTLFAPSAPYSDVGLKPYGYDPALAASLLDKAGWGLAPGARFRSRDGQPLQVELAYIGTDAVMKSMAEVLQADLARVGIEVRLLGEEANSFYVRQTDGNFGMIFGNTWGAPYDPHAFVSSMRVPAHADYQAQLGLADKAEIDAKIGQALTSTDATKRQALYADILTRLHDEAVYLPLTFSTAMLVARDTVGNLGFGATQFDYPFAALKPKE
- the nikB gene encoding nickel ABC transporter permease subunit NikB — translated: MAGFILRRLLLLIPILLGVSILMFVILRMAPGDPAVAYLKLSSIPPTPAAVAEARQTLGLDRPILAQYVSWLSNAVQGDFGVSHVTRRPVIDDILHYLPATLQLAGVALLFTLIVSVPLGIWSARYKDRWPDQLVRAFAFVGVSTPNFWLGFLLVLLFSLTLKWLPPMGKGGWQHMIMPVLAVSFMSLAINARLLRASMLETASARHVLYARLRGLGERQVERSHILRNALLPIVTATGMHVGELLGGTLVIESVFGWPGIGRYAVSAIYSRDFPVIQCFTLFLVTIFVVCNLLVDILYAWLDPRIRLNAEAAI
- the nikC gene encoding nickel ABC transporter permease subunit NikC, with the protein product MWRLPIRDSWAVRIALLIVALLAIAAVAAPWIAPYDPDAVDLAQRLQGPSLAHWLGTDHLGRDELSRLIYGTRVSLGSVALSIVLILALAIAVGGLSGYMGGRVDQAIMRFCDCFLAFPTIVLALFLIGILGTGMVNVIIAIALSHFAWYARMVRGLVLSFRQRDFVLASRAAGASRVRVFFEHLFPAIMAQMIVLATLDIGHMMLHVAGLSFLGLGVQPPTAEWGVMIGDARQFVWSMPMLILWPGLALLLSVMAFNILGDAVRDRLDPSLHGDHQH
- a CDS encoding 2'-5' RNA ligase family protein — its product is MSGSDVLFEMKFRGNPVLDSAKTVGTEWKSLALRKTGRMRRSLNLMAAFITSFALLVGSAVAQENPVTAIDIALEPDAAMLQHAEATNARLRAAFPEGYALDATHRPHITILQRFVDTAALDEVYAAVGAVLAAENPAEWTLKTLKYDFIVSDQTGVTALLVEPTDQLIRFQQKLIDAVAPFTVETGTTAAFFTTAVEPDINQPTIDYVNRYVPHSSGKNFMPHVTVGVAPPDYLQKMIAEPFDAFTFSPAALSVYQLGNFGTARNKLQAWQLKP
- a CDS encoding arylsulfatase gives rise to the protein MKRLPRHPFRARWLGVGTTLLMLGSPVVAQEALPFPPKPSGSKAGPTIAESTYSPLPAQSHLPADAPNIVVIMLDDVGPALPSTFGGVIETRTLSRVAGDGITYNRFHNAAMCSPTRAALLTGRNHHRVGYGQIAELANDWDGYSGLIPRTSATAAKVLGYYGYATGAFGKWHNTPANETTAVGPYTNWPAGQGVGFDYFYGFLAGESSQWEPAVVENTVRLNPSEGKDEYHFTEDMTDKAVSWMKQVHALTPDRPFFMYWAPGASHGPHHIFKDWADKYKGKFDDGWDVMRERVFARQKELGWIPQDTELTPRPKTLAAWADIPEDEKPFQRRLMEVFAGYTEHADAQAGRLIDALDELGIRDNTLVFYIWGDNGSSAEGQNGTISELLAQNNIPSDIKDHIRTMNELGGLDVLGSSKVDNMYHAGWAWAGSTPYRSTKLIAAHFGGTRTPLAVSWPTKIKADKTPRPQFHHVNDIVPTIYDILDITPPKLVDGISQDQFDGTSMTYSFASPTAPDTKKEQYFEVMGSRSYYKDGWIASAFGPRVPWQTGVDPAILKWSPKDDVWELYDLSKDFSQAMDVAAANPEKLKELKSAFDASATDNKVNPVGGGLWSAVFHPEDAPANPARTFNYTQDVVGVPEFTAPRLGSRSSLVTIDVDLQPDSKGVLYALGAVSGGVALWVENGKLNFEYNLFEIERTQLATSAPLPTGQVKIEVETRKVDGARPAPLDIVIRVDGKEVSKGRVPRSTSLAFTANDAFDVGRDSYSPVSLAYFDRKPFALNGKISHLKVDYLD
- a CDS encoding nickel import ATP-binding protein NikD, which encodes MSDTLTIENLHVAARHGHHDHVLVDGVSLTLRRGRILALVGASGCGKSMTCSGAQGVLPPGVRVTQGRVLHDGRTIAPEQLRGRIVATILQNPRSAFNPIRTMADHARETLRAVGRLEGDWRNRTLEAFAIAGLEDAESVLPLHAFEMSGGMLQRAMIALALLSDAPFLFADEPTTDLDLIVQARILDLLDELARQRNLGVLLITHDMGVVARLADTVAVMENGRIIETATTREIFDNPQRIATRELVEAHMSLYPEVA